Proteins from one Borrelia parkeri genomic window:
- a CDS encoding variable large family protein, producing the protein MKRITFCALLMTLFLLLSCGSGQQAADAGKTGSEKGTGSLSEVIASSRQLFLDAFVSFGNLLKEAFGLTADTTKKAVGERLGKVGEAVKIAKDKLEELKGNEQFNLIKDKAESTINKAIDTLRKIVEGASKIKDATGSANGKVGGNVGDTEDAEKADAASVKGLVEGISMIYEAAKEVGVDLKGNANKQIEDSKEVGNLFNATANVTDAKALSGASKAVIAASGADILAAIEAVKDTSKPAGQITAATNAFEIAIANKSNGNATHVQTNASAIAAGLALRAMAKDGKLATKANDAPKEGINAVLIGVVGKTVNEIVSIVRRTVDKCLKDVDDCIKEDSSSVVKAK; encoded by the coding sequence ATGAAAAGAATTACTTTTTGTGCGTTATTAATGACTTTATTTTTACTTCTTAGCTGTGGCAGTGGACAACAGGCTGCTGATGCTGGGAAGACTGGTTCAGAGAAAGGGACTGGAAGTTTAAGTGAAGTAATTGCAAGCTCAAGACAATTATTTTTGGATGCTTTTGTTTCTTTTGGAAATTTACTAAAAGAAGCATTTGGTCTTACTGCAGATACAACTAAAAAAGCAGTAGGAGAACGATTGGGTAAGGTTGGAGAAGCAGTGAAAATAGCTAAAGATAAGTTAGAAGAGCTAAAGGGAAATGAGCAGTTTAATTTAATAAAAGATAAAGCTGAAAGTACAATTAATAAGGCAATTGATACTTTAAGAAAGATAGTTGAAGGAGCAAGTAAAATTAAGGATGCTACTGGTAGTGCTAATGGTAAAGTTGGTGGTAATGTTGGTGATACTGAGGATGCAGAGAAAGCAGATGCAGCAAGCGTTAAGGGTCTTGTTGAAGGGATTAGTATGATCTATGAGGCAGCAAAGGAAGTTGGTGTTGATCTAAAAGGAAATGCTAATAAGCAGATTGAGGATTCTAAAGAAGTTGGAAATTTATTTAATGCTACTGCTAATGTTACTGATGCCAAGGCACTAAGCGGAGCTAGTAAAGCAGTAATTGCAGCTAGTGGTGCAGATATATTAGCAGCAATTGAAGCAGTTAAGGATACAAGTAAACCTGCTGGCCAAATTACTGCTGCAACAAATGCTTTTGAAATTGCAATTGCTAATAAGAGTAACGGGAATGCTACTCATGTTCAAACAAATGCATCAGCAATAGCAGCAGGTTTAGCATTGAGAGCAATGGCTAAAGATGGTAAATTGGCAACCAAGGCTAATGATGCACCAAAAGAAGGAATAAATGCAGTATTAATAGGAGTAGTTGGTAAAACTGTAAATGAGATAGTATCTATTGTAAGAAGAACAGTTGATAAATGTTTAAAAGATGTTGATGATTGCATAAAAGAAGATTCCAGTAGTGTAGTGAAAGCTAAGTAA
- the bdr gene encoding Bdr family repetitive protein, with product MGLAQPVITQQMVIAELTRAGINRDIAIDLSYRYYKNELTYKDIEYLETTFNLKLEKVEATLQTEIQRVEATLKSDIRDLDNKIDTVRSELKSDIKDLDNKIDTVRGELKSDIKDLDNKIDTVENNLNTKIDTKFNELDTKIDTKFNELDTKIDNVRNEVSLVRKDMEINRVELDSKLDKTASEFKSTSRLHNWMFGTLITLNIGIFLTLMSIVYSLLNK from the coding sequence ATGGGACTTGCACAACCTGTTATTACTCAACAAATGGTTATAGCAGAACTTACTAGAGCTGGTATAAATAGAGATATTGCTATTGATTTATCTTACAGATATTATAAAAATGAACTGACTTACAAGGATATTGAGTATTTAGAGACTACTTTTAACCTTAAGCTTGAAAAGGTAGAAGCAACCTTACAAACTGAGATTCAAAGGGTTGAGGCAACCTTAAAATCTGATATTAGGGACCTAGATAACAAAATAGATACAGTCAGAAGTGAATTAAAATCAGACATTAAAGACCTAGATAACAAAATAGATACAGTCAGAGGTGAATTAAAATCTGATATTAAAGATCTGGATAATAAGATTGATACTGTTGAGAATAATCTTAATACTAAGATAGATACTAAATTCAATGAACTTGATACTAAGATTGATACTAAATTCAATGAACTTGATACCAAGATTGATAACGTTAGAAATGAGGTTTCTCTTGTTAGAAAAGATATGGAAATTAATAGGGTGGAGCTTGATAGTAAACTTGATAAAACCGCATCTGAATTTAAAAGTACATCAAGACTACATAATTGGATGTTTGGAACCCTTATTACCCTTAATATAGGAATATTTTTAACATTAATGTCCATAGTCTATTCATTGTTGAATAAGTAA
- a CDS encoding variable large family protein: MKRITFCALLMTLFLLLSCGSGQLQAEKLAAESKISFFDSLIKIGHGFYEIFGFFGNAIGDAFGFTAVKSGDKRSKVGEHFKTIGDGLTTTKNKLNELSSKISEAKNANGSTIEAVKGAIKGANGVFEKLVAALTKLAGVTNDSATDIGDNAAGAAVAADKDSVETIIKEVKAIIETAEKSGVKIEKGNDGGTGAAAADATATAALGGNNGAGAGAGAGSKLADEITKADPWAMIDKVKNAKITSAVLTADANNDAGALATGGNANGNNGAKAATNADLAAAVALKAMIKDGKFSANAADKDIVKAAAVSAVNKVLGVIDVIIRKTVSINLDKVREAVKGIQYSETTTESTEASTTTQPTVTK, encoded by the coding sequence ATGAAAAGAATTACTTTTTGTGCGTTATTAATGACTTTATTTTTACTTCTTAGCTGTGGAAGTGGACAACTTCAGGCTGAGAAATTGGCTGCTGAATCTAAAATTTCTTTCTTTGATTCACTTATCAAAATAGGTCATGGGTTTTACGAGATTTTTGGCTTTTTTGGTAATGCTATTGGGGATGCTTTTGGATTTACAGCAGTTAAATCGGGTGATAAGAGAAGTAAAGTTGGTGAACACTTTAAGACTATAGGAGATGGACTTACAACTACTAAGAATAAATTAAATGAGCTATCAAGTAAAATATCTGAAGCAAAAAATGCTAATGGCAGTACAATTGAAGCTGTTAAGGGTGCAATTAAAGGTGCAAATGGAGTTTTTGAAAAACTAGTTGCCGCTCTAACTAAACTTGCTGGGGTAACTAATGATAGTGCTACTGATATTGGTGATAATGCAGCTGGTGCTGCAGTAGCTGCCGATAAAGATAGCGTTGAAACTATTATTAAAGAAGTTAAAGCTATAATTGAGACTGCCGAAAAGTCTGGTGTAAAGATTGAAAAAGGGAATGACGGTGGTACTGGAGCAGCAGCTGCTGATGCTACTGCCACTGCCGCACTTGGTGGTAATAATGGTGCTGGTGCTGGTGCTGGTGCTGGTTCTAAACTAGCTGATGAGATAACTAAGGCAGACCCATGGGCAATGATTGACAAGGTTAAAAATGCTAAGATCACATCTGCTGTTCTGACCGCAGATGCTAATAATGATGCTGGGGCATTAGCTACTGGTGGTAATGCTAATGGCAATAATGGTGCTAAGGCGGCTACTAATGCAGACTTAGCAGCTGCTGTTGCTCTTAAAGCTATGATTAAAGATGGTAAATTTAGTGCTAATGCTGCTGATAAAGATATTGTTAAGGCGGCAGCTGTAAGTGCTGTAAATAAGGTATTAGGAGTCATCGACGTGATAATTAGGAAAACAGTATCAATCAATCTAGATAAAGTAAGAGAAGCAGTTAAAGGAATACAGTACTCTGAGACTACTACTGAATCAACTGAAGCTAGTACGACTACTCAACCTACTGTTACTAAATAA
- the bdr gene encoding Bdr family repetitive protein has product MGLAQPVITQQMVIAELTKAGINRDIAIDLSYRYYKNELTHKDIEYLETTFNLKLEKVEALLQAEIKSSKTDLDTKIDTKFNELDNKIDTVRSELKSDIKDLDTKIDSVENNLNTKIDTVRSELKSDIKDLDTKIDSVENNLNTKIDTVRSELKSDIKDLDNKIDTKFNELDNKIDVNKMELKSTLRLHGWMFGTIITLNIGIFLTLMSIVYSLLNK; this is encoded by the coding sequence ATGGGACTTGCTCAACCAGTTATTACTCAACAAATGGTTATAGCAGAACTTACTAAAGCTGGTATAAATAGAGATATTGCTATTGATCTCTCTTACAGATATTATAAAAATGAGCTTACACACAAGGATATTGAGTATTTAGAGACTACTTTTAACCTTAAGCTTGAAAAAGTTGAAGCACTCTTACAAGCTGAGATTAAATCAAGCAAAACTGATCTGGATACTAAAATTGATACTAAATTCAATGAACTTGATAACAAGATTGATACAGTTAGAAGTGAATTAAAATCTGACATTAAAGACCTTGATACCAAAATTGATTCTGTTGAGAATAATCTTAATACTAAGATTGATACAGTTAGAAGTGAATTAAAATCTGACATTAAAGACTTGGATACCAAAATCGATTCTGTTGAGAATAATCTTAATACTAAGATTGATACAGTTAGAAGTGAATTAAAATCTGACATTAAAGACCTTGATAATAAGATTGATACTAAATTCAATGAACTTGATAATAAGATTGATGTTAACAAAATGGAACTTAAAAGTACATTAAGACTTCATGGTTGGATGTTTGGTACCATTATTACCCTAAATATAGGAATATTTTTAACATTAATGTCCATAGTTTATTCATTGTTGAATAAATGA
- a CDS encoding variable large family protein, translating to MKRITFCALLMTLFLLLSCGSGSTKTEDPQSRFLKSIISLSNDFLNVFTSFADMLGGVLGFNTNTKKSDVGNYFQTIHDTVQGTKNKLEKIVADMKSENNPNSEATDTAVKALITNTLDKIIQGAKTASEAIGSDNNPIANVAAQTVVGAFAEEASVKLLSEGVGTIVNVVLKNIGSVDAGTDKKAEDGSARGNNDGAAKLFGNTAIAADSKKSGTDAAKAVGAVTGADILQAISKGDAGKAAKLAKNNAANAADATNAKDAVVAGGIALRAMAKNGKFPGGEAGGHDDYAAEIKGAAVSAVTKALDTLTIAIRNTINTGLKTVKDAMNINSTAAPATTDNTTSETKKD from the coding sequence ATGAAAAGAATTACTTTTTGTGCATTATTAATGACTTTATTTTTACTTCTTAGTTGTGGGAGTGGCAGTACTAAGACTGAGGATCCTCAGAGTAGATTCTTAAAATCTATTATTAGTTTAAGTAATGACTTCTTAAATGTTTTTACTTCCTTTGCTGATATGCTTGGAGGGGTTTTAGGGTTTAATACTAATACTAAGAAGTCTGATGTTGGAAACTACTTTCAGACCATTCATGATACTGTACAAGGAACTAAGAATAAACTTGAAAAAATTGTTGCTGATATGAAATCTGAAAATAATCCTAATTCAGAGGCTACTGATACCGCTGTAAAAGCTCTAATTACTAATACTCTTGATAAGATAATCCAGGGGGCTAAGACTGCTAGTGAGGCTATTGGTTCTGATAATAACCCAATTGCTAATGTTGCTGCTCAAACAGTTGTTGGTGCTTTTGCTGAAGAAGCTTCGGTTAAGTTGCTTAGTGAGGGGGTTGGAACGATTGTAAATGTAGTGCTTAAAAATATAGGAAGTGTTGATGCTGGTACTGATAAAAAAGCTGAAGATGGTAGCGCAAGAGGGAATAATGATGGTGCAGCTAAGTTGTTTGGTAATACTGCTATTGCTGCTGATTCAAAAAAATCAGGTACCGATGCTGCTAAGGCTGTTGGTGCTGTAACTGGCGCTGATATACTACAAGCCATTTCTAAAGGTGATGCAGGCAAAGCTGCCAAGTTGGCTAAAAATAATGCTGCTAATGCAGCTGATGCTACTAATGCTAAGGATGCAGTTGTAGCGGGAGGTATAGCACTGAGAGCAATGGCTAAAAATGGTAAATTTCCTGGTGGTGAAGCTGGTGGTCATGATGATTATGCGGCTGAAATTAAGGGGGCAGCTGTAAGTGCTGTTACTAAGGCGTTGGATACTCTCACAATAGCAATAAGAAATACTATTAATACAGGGCTTAAGACTGTTAAGGATGCTATGAATATTAATTCTACTGCTGCTCCTGCAACTACTGATAATACAACCTCTGAAACTAAGAAGGACTAG